In Peromyscus maniculatus bairdii isolate BWxNUB_F1_BW_parent chromosome 21, HU_Pman_BW_mat_3.1, whole genome shotgun sequence, one DNA window encodes the following:
- the Defb113 gene encoding beta-defensin 113 has product MKSAMKIFCIFLTVISTVLWYFRSPQMKTRQIAERTHKCYVVGGSCKSECKAWQFVYNYCDIEPCYVVCEFQKPIVRFLTSPKATT; this is encoded by the exons ATGAAATCAGCAATGAagatattttgcattttccttactGTTATCTCCACTGTCTTGTGGTACTTCAGGT CTCCTCAGATGAAAACAAGACAAATTGCAGAAAGAACACATAAGTGTTATGTGGTCGGCGGTTCATGCAAGTCTGAATGTAAAGCTTGGCAGTTTGTCTACAATTACTGTGACATTGAGCCCTGCTATGTGGTGTGTGAATTCCAAAAGCCAATAGTGAGATTCTTGACTAGTCCCAAGGCTACAACTTAA